In one window of Agrobacterium larrymoorei DNA:
- a CDS encoding RNA pyrophosphohydrolase codes for MTIKAEDLPYRPCAGIMVLNSKGLVWAGRRISQGNSEFDGSPQLWQMPQGGIDEGEKPLTAAIRELYEETGMKTVTLLAEARDWIHYDLPPQLIGIGLRGKYRGQAQRWFAFRFDGDESEIQIDPPPGNHEAEFDAWDWKPMESLPELIVPFKRAVYEQVVAEFRHLAAN; via the coding sequence ATGACGATCAAAGCAGAAGATCTGCCATACCGCCCCTGCGCCGGGATAATGGTTCTGAATTCGAAGGGACTGGTCTGGGCGGGACGCCGGATTTCACAGGGCAACTCCGAATTCGACGGTTCACCGCAACTCTGGCAAATGCCGCAGGGCGGCATCGATGAGGGCGAGAAGCCGCTGACGGCGGCTATCCGCGAACTCTATGAAGAAACGGGTATGAAGACCGTCACGCTTCTGGCGGAGGCGCGTGACTGGATCCATTACGACCTACCGCCACAACTGATCGGCATCGGTCTGAGAGGCAAATATCGCGGCCAGGCACAGCGCTGGTTCGCCTTCCGCTTCGATGGAGACGAAAGCGAAATCCAGATCGACCCACCGCCCGGCAATCATGAGGCCGAGTTCGATGCCTGGGACTGGAAGCCGATGGAAAGCCTGCCGGAGCTTATCGTGCCCTTCAAGCGGGCGGTCTATGAGCAGGTCGTCGCGGAGTTTCGCCATCTGGCAGCAAACTGA
- a CDS encoding divergent polysaccharide deacetylase family protein, with amino-acid sequence MSSDLRKPLMGRKRKQSAGLLRRFSVMSSVAVLAAGGIIGLSVYTALSPGNLESNSTAPNAVPEAPAQTAANASPANTSDVDGLALQNGRSGASVQRNAMPDGNVVSVFSPKDRTADGPVLMTGQTFGQDPRVAMRPNEELLEDSPFGKLPISSPDGLRPMDQYARPWSGARGTRIAIVVGGLGLSQTGTQKAIRDLPPEVTLGFAASGNSLQRWMQEGRREGHEILLQIPLEPFGYPGTNPGPDTLLVSDAPKLNIERLHRSMAKITNYTGIMNYLGARFMADDKALEPVLRDVGERGLLFLDDGSSAQSRTATIAKAVSTPTGFADLQLDDQVNEAAILRKLDDLERVARRNGSAIGVASAFDESVAAIAKWSVEAAARGIEIVGVSALVSQQGRQ; translated from the coding sequence TTGTCATCAGACCTGCGTAAGCCGCTTATGGGTCGGAAGCGTAAACAGAGCGCCGGATTGCTCCGGCGCTTTTCTGTAATGTCGTCCGTCGCCGTTCTGGCTGCTGGCGGAATTATCGGCCTCTCGGTCTACACCGCACTTTCCCCCGGCAATCTGGAAAGCAACTCTACCGCTCCCAATGCGGTGCCGGAGGCGCCCGCGCAGACGGCAGCGAATGCAAGCCCCGCCAACACAAGCGATGTGGATGGTCTTGCGCTTCAAAATGGCCGGTCCGGTGCCAGTGTCCAGCGCAACGCCATGCCGGACGGCAATGTCGTTTCCGTCTTTTCACCGAAAGATCGCACAGCTGATGGCCCGGTCCTGATGACAGGTCAGACGTTCGGTCAGGATCCGCGCGTTGCGATGCGTCCGAATGAGGAGTTGCTGGAAGACAGTCCGTTTGGAAAGCTTCCGATCTCCAGCCCGGATGGCTTGAGGCCAATGGATCAATATGCCCGCCCATGGTCGGGCGCACGCGGCACCCGTATCGCTATCGTCGTTGGCGGGCTGGGGCTGAGCCAGACGGGCACACAGAAAGCCATCCGAGACCTTCCGCCAGAGGTAACGCTTGGTTTTGCCGCCTCCGGCAACAGCCTGCAACGCTGGATGCAGGAAGGCCGCCGTGAGGGGCACGAAATTCTCCTCCAAATTCCTCTGGAGCCCTTCGGTTATCCCGGCACCAATCCCGGACCTGATACGCTGCTGGTTTCCGACGCGCCTAAACTCAACATCGAGCGGCTCCACCGCTCCATGGCGAAGATCACCAATTACACCGGCATCATGAACTATCTCGGCGCGCGCTTCATGGCGGATGACAAGGCGCTGGAACCTGTTCTTCGTGACGTTGGAGAGCGCGGCCTGCTGTTTCTGGATGACGGCTCTTCCGCACAATCCAGAACCGCCACGATAGCGAAGGCGGTTTCCACGCCGACAGGCTTTGCCGACCTGCAACTGGACGATCAGGTGAACGAGGCTGCGATATTGCGCAAGCTGGACGATCTGGAGCGTGTTGCCCGCCGCAACGGCTCAGCAATCGGCGTCGCATCGGCATTCGATGAGAGTGTTGCGGCCATTGCCAAATGGAGCGTGGAAGCCGCGGCACGCGGCATCGAAATCGTTGGCGTTTCGGCTCTTGTATCGCAGCAGGGCCGACAGTAA
- a CDS encoding S41 family peptidase, with protein sequence MIRKASLLLIGGLMGATAMSVIYSASMPAQAAGPSTYKELAIFGDVFERVRAQYVTPPDDKKLVENAINGMLSSLDPHSSFLNADDANDMRTQTKGEFGGLGIEVTMENELIKVISPMDDTPAAKAGILAGDFISEIDGQPVRGLKLEEAVEKMRGAVKTPIKLTVIRQGADKPLDITVMRDIIAVRAVKSRVEGGDVGYLRVISFTEKTYDDLEKAIKKIKEDVPADKLKGYVLDLRLNPGGLLDQAINVSDAFLERGEVVSTRGRNPDETRRFNATAGDLTDGKPVIVLVNGGSASASEIVAGALQDLRRATVVGTRSFGKGSVQTIIPLGETGALRLTTALYYTPSGKSIQGTGITPDIKVEQPLPPELQGRVRAEGESSLRGHIQGQSETDEGSGSAAYVPPEAKDDIQLNYALDLMHGTKTDPSFPPNPEKAVVNKQ encoded by the coding sequence ATGATTCGTAAGGCTTCACTTCTTCTCATCGGTGGACTTATGGGTGCCACAGCGATGAGCGTTATCTATTCTGCAAGCATGCCGGCCCAGGCCGCCGGTCCTTCCACCTACAAGGAGCTTGCAATTTTCGGTGACGTCTTCGAACGCGTGCGCGCCCAATATGTTACGCCGCCGGATGACAAGAAGCTGGTCGAAAACGCCATCAACGGCATGCTGAGCTCGCTCGATCCGCATTCGAGCTTCCTTAATGCCGACGATGCCAACGACATGCGCACCCAGACCAAGGGTGAGTTCGGCGGTCTTGGTATCGAAGTCACCATGGAAAACGAGCTGATCAAAGTCATCTCGCCAATGGACGATACGCCAGCCGCCAAGGCCGGTATTCTTGCCGGCGACTTCATCTCCGAAATCGACGGTCAACCCGTCCGCGGCCTGAAGCTGGAAGAAGCCGTCGAAAAAATGCGCGGCGCCGTCAAGACGCCGATCAAGTTGACCGTTATCCGTCAGGGTGCCGACAAGCCGCTCGACATAACCGTCATGCGTGACATCATTGCCGTTCGCGCCGTCAAGTCGCGTGTCGAAGGTGGCGATGTCGGTTATCTGCGCGTTATCTCCTTCACCGAGAAGACCTACGACGATCTCGAAAAGGCGATCAAGAAGATCAAGGAAGACGTTCCGGCCGACAAGCTGAAGGGCTACGTGCTTGACCTACGCCTCAACCCGGGCGGTCTGCTCGATCAGGCGATCAACGTTTCGGACGCCTTCCTCGAGCGTGGCGAAGTGGTTTCCACCCGTGGCCGCAATCCGGATGAGACGCGCCGCTTCAATGCAACGGCGGGCGATCTGACCGACGGCAAGCCGGTCATCGTTCTCGTCAATGGCGGCTCGGCGTCTGCATCGGAAATCGTTGCCGGTGCCCTTCAGGATCTGCGTCGTGCGACTGTGGTCGGCACGCGTTCCTTCGGCAAGGGCTCGGTTCAAACGATCATCCCGCTTGGCGAAACCGGTGCGCTGCGTCTGACGACGGCGCTTTATTACACACCATCGGGCAAGTCCATTCAGGGCACGGGCATCACGCCTGACATCAAGGTCGAGCAGCCGCTTCCGCCGGAGCTTCAGGGCCGTGTCCGTGCCGAGGGCGAATCCAGCCTCCGTGGACATATTCAGGGCCAGAGCGAGACGGACGAAGGTTCGGGCTCCGCAGCTTACGTCCCGCCGGAAGCCAAGGACGATATCCAGCTGAACTACGCGCTGGACCTGATGCATGGCACGAAGACGGATCCGTCTTTCCCGCCAAATCCTGAAAAGGCAGTCGTCAACAAGCAGTAA
- a CDS encoding murein hydrolase activator EnvC family protein, protein MKQACGKFRHALLASVAIVVGLQSYSSQSVQAQEDAPPPPVTEQQAAQPDGLQELEKRRDQNREDLQELVDSIGLSEDKSRQLEESIAALNQDTARIKEELIASAQRRKDLEAKISDGEDRLAKLSVREDGVKASLRERRGVLAEVLAALQRMGRNPPPALLVSPEDALASVRSAILLGAVVPGIRAETDKLVAALKELTDLRQAIASEREQLTGMMTASLEEEKRLDLLRAENDKKSSQTTADLEAERQRSEELASKATSLEGLVSSLENEISSVREAKEKARLEEQRIARLPDAERDKLQAQTDAGMPDKNRIAPAYPFSSLKGKLAMPVSGEVLRRFGDADGTGHYSKGTVVATGPEALVTAPADGFVVFAGEFRSYGRMIILNAGDGYHLVLTGMDNVRTRQGMFVFSGEPIASMGAKRVASAAALALETDKPTLYIEFRKDGVPVDSQPWWTAKNTGRARNDS, encoded by the coding sequence ATGAAACAAGCGTGCGGCAAATTCAGGCATGCGCTCCTTGCGAGCGTGGCTATTGTCGTTGGCTTGCAAAGCTATTCTTCACAGTCGGTACAGGCGCAAGAAGATGCGCCGCCGCCTCCTGTCACGGAACAACAGGCCGCTCAACCTGACGGTTTGCAGGAACTGGAAAAACGCCGCGACCAGAACCGGGAAGACCTTCAGGAACTGGTCGACAGCATCGGTCTTTCCGAGGACAAATCCCGCCAGCTGGAAGAGAGCATCGCCGCGCTCAATCAGGATACCGCGCGGATCAAGGAAGAGCTCATCGCCTCGGCACAGAGGCGCAAGGACCTCGAAGCCAAGATCAGCGATGGCGAAGACCGGCTGGCGAAACTCTCCGTGCGCGAAGATGGCGTCAAGGCATCGTTGCGCGAACGTCGCGGCGTGCTGGCGGAAGTGCTGGCCGCCCTCCAGCGCATGGGCCGAAACCCGCCGCCTGCCCTCCTCGTGTCGCCGGAAGATGCGCTTGCTTCGGTCAGAAGCGCAATTCTTCTTGGCGCCGTGGTGCCGGGCATACGCGCCGAGACGGACAAGCTGGTTGCCGCTCTCAAAGAGTTGACCGACCTGCGGCAGGCGATTGCCAGCGAGCGCGAACAGCTGACCGGCATGATGACGGCAAGCCTCGAAGAGGAAAAGCGCCTCGATCTGCTGCGCGCCGAAAACGACAAGAAGAGCAGCCAGACGACAGCCGATCTGGAGGCAGAACGTCAACGATCTGAAGAACTTGCCAGTAAGGCGACGAGCCTCGAAGGCCTCGTTTCGTCGCTCGAAAACGAGATTTCCTCGGTGCGTGAAGCGAAAGAAAAGGCGCGTCTCGAAGAGCAGCGGATTGCCCGTCTTCCGGATGCAGAACGGGACAAGTTGCAGGCCCAGACCGATGCCGGAATGCCCGATAAAAACCGCATTGCGCCCGCATATCCGTTTTCGAGTCTGAAGGGTAAGCTGGCGATGCCGGTTTCGGGCGAGGTGCTGCGACGCTTCGGCGATGCCGATGGAACAGGGCATTACTCAAAGGGAACTGTTGTTGCGACCGGCCCGGAAGCGCTGGTGACGGCGCCTGCGGACGGCTTTGTCGTGTTTGCGGGAGAGTTTCGCAGCTATGGCCGCATGATTATCTTAAATGCCGGAGACGGTTATCATCTTGTGCTGACGGGCATGGACAATGTGAGGACGCGACAGGGCATGTTCGTTTTCTCCGGTGAACCCATCGCTTCCATGGGCGCAAAAAGAGTGGCGAGTGCAGCGGCTTTGGCGCTGGAAACTGACAAGCCAACGCTCTACATTGAATTCAGGAAAGACGGAGTACCAGTTGATTCTCAACCGTGGTGGACCGCAAAAAATACCGGAAGGGCGCGCAATGATTCGTAA
- the rlmH gene encoding 23S rRNA (pseudouridine(1915)-N(3))-methyltransferase RlmH, translating to MRISIFAVGRLKSGPEKDLASRYLDRFAKAGPAIGLEFAKMIEVQESRASNADTRKREEAAILEKHLADGAALILLDERGKALDSPAFADLFGTMRDNGKRDVVITIGGADGLDPALYEKAIATLCLGKLTWPHQIVRILIAEQLYRAVTILSGHPYHRV from the coding sequence ATGCGGATTTCGATTTTTGCGGTGGGACGGCTGAAATCCGGCCCCGAGAAGGACCTTGCGTCTCGCTATCTTGATCGTTTTGCAAAGGCCGGTCCGGCAATCGGGCTGGAGTTCGCCAAGATGATCGAGGTGCAGGAAAGTCGTGCCTCCAACGCCGATACCCGCAAGCGCGAAGAAGCAGCGATACTGGAAAAGCATCTGGCCGACGGCGCTGCTTTGATCCTCCTTGATGAGCGCGGCAAAGCGCTCGATAGCCCCGCTTTCGCTGACCTCTTCGGTACCATGCGTGACAATGGCAAGCGCGACGTCGTCATTACAATCGGCGGTGCGGATGGCCTCGACCCCGCTCTTTACGAGAAAGCAATTGCGACCCTGTGCCTCGGCAAGCTCACATGGCCGCATCAAATCGTGCGCATCCTGATCGCCGAACAGCTATACCGAGCAGTCACCATTCTTTCAGGCCATCCCTATCACCGCGTATAA
- the rsfS gene encoding ribosome silencing factor has product MSFRKGKPLTTVHTKGRAFSAIPKGQESGVDAARRALDTVLASVEDSKAEDIVSLNIAGKSALADYMVVVSGRSSRHVMAICEHLITDLKDEGFGGPRVEGLEAGDWVLIDAGDVIIHVFRPEVREFYNIEKMWAAPDIEEETLH; this is encoded by the coding sequence TTGTCATTTCGGAAAGGAAAACCTCTGACAACAGTACACACCAAGGGAAGAGCTTTCAGCGCTATCCCGAAGGGCCAGGAGAGTGGCGTCGATGCCGCCCGTCGTGCCCTAGACACCGTCCTCGCGAGTGTCGAGGACTCCAAGGCAGAAGATATCGTATCCCTGAACATTGCCGGAAAATCGGCGCTGGCGGACTACATGGTAGTCGTGTCCGGGCGGTCGAGCAGGCATGTCATGGCAATCTGCGAGCATCTCATCACTGATCTGAAGGATGAGGGTTTTGGCGGTCCCCGCGTTGAAGGTCTTGAGGCCGGAGACTGGGTGCTGATCGACGCAGGCGATGTCATCATCCACGTGTTCCGTCCAGAAGTGCGGGAGTTCTACAACATCGAAAAGATGTGGGCCGCTCCTGACATCGAGGAAGAAACGCTGCATTGA
- a CDS encoding nicotinate-nucleotide adenylyltransferase, whose protein sequence is MPHTERGMVIGLFGGSFNPPHAGHALVAEIALRRLGLDQLWWMVTPGNPLKSKAELAPLAERIAACEHLVTDPRIKITAFEQKLGISYTANTLAKVKALNPHVRFIWVMGADNLRTFHHWQKWRTIAQTFPIAVIDRPGATLAYLSSTMAQAFSHARVDEDDAGVLWKKDAPAWVFIHGPRSTLSSTALRNGRK, encoded by the coding sequence ATGCCGCACACCGAGCGCGGCATGGTCATCGGCCTTTTCGGCGGCTCGTTCAACCCGCCTCATGCGGGCCATGCGCTGGTAGCGGAAATCGCGCTCAGGCGTCTCGGTCTCGATCAACTCTGGTGGATGGTCACACCCGGCAACCCGTTGAAGAGCAAGGCGGAGCTCGCTCCTCTGGCGGAGCGGATTGCGGCCTGCGAACATCTCGTCACCGACCCGCGCATCAAGATCACCGCTTTCGAGCAAAAGCTCGGCATCAGCTACACCGCCAACACGCTGGCGAAGGTGAAGGCGCTGAACCCGCATGTGCGTTTCATCTGGGTCATGGGTGCGGATAATTTGAGAACTTTCCACCATTGGCAGAAGTGGCGCACGATTGCGCAGACCTTCCCGATTGCGGTGATCGACCGACCGGGCGCGACGCTCGCCTATCTCTCCTCCACCATGGCGCAGGCCTTCAGCCACGCGCGCGTGGATGAGGACGACGCCGGTGTGCTCTGGAAGAAGGATGCGCCTGCCTGGGTGTTCATTCACGGGCCGCGTTCGACACTGAGTTCCACCGCACTTCGCAATGGCCGCAAGTAG
- a CDS encoding glutamate-5-semialdehyde dehydrogenase, whose protein sequence is MPEQAVKQSQNIDALMMNIGAQAKAASRPLSIASTDQKNRALLAMASAIDASVDRILEANARDVDAAETSGVAASFIDRLKLDRSRIAGISEGIRAIAGLADPVGEVISAWERPNGLKIERVRTPLGVIGVIYESRPNVTADAGALCLKAGNAVILRGGSDSQYSSRAIHACLVEGLRIVGLPEHAIQLVPVTDRAAVGALLGGLGGTVDVIVPRGGKSLVARVQSEARVPVFAHLEGICHVYVDKSADLDMARKIVLNAKMRRTGICGSAETLLVDGAVASTHLEPLVKILLEAGCEVRGSEQVQQAVTGVKAATEEDWRTEYLDAIISVTLVDGISGAIEHIGTYSSNHTEAVVAEDQQVVARFFNEIDSAILLHNASTQFADGGEFGMGAEIGIATGKMHARGPVGVEQLTSFKYRVHGTGQTRT, encoded by the coding sequence ATGCCTGAACAGGCCGTGAAGCAGAGCCAGAATATTGATGCACTGATGATGAACATCGGCGCTCAGGCGAAAGCTGCTTCGCGACCGTTGTCCATCGCTTCCACCGACCAGAAGAACCGCGCGCTGCTGGCAATGGCATCCGCCATCGATGCCTCGGTCGATAGAATTCTGGAGGCAAACGCCAGGGATGTCGACGCTGCCGAAACTTCCGGTGTTGCCGCATCCTTCATCGACCGGCTCAAGCTAGACCGCTCCCGCATTGCCGGAATTTCCGAAGGTATTCGCGCCATCGCTGGCCTTGCCGATCCTGTCGGTGAAGTCATCTCCGCCTGGGAACGCCCCAACGGCCTGAAGATCGAGCGCGTCCGCACGCCGCTCGGCGTGATCGGCGTGATCTATGAGAGCCGCCCAAATGTGACTGCCGATGCTGGCGCTCTTTGCCTGAAGGCCGGTAACGCCGTCATCCTGCGTGGCGGCTCGGATTCGCAATATTCATCGCGCGCTATCCATGCCTGCCTTGTCGAAGGCCTGAGGATCGTAGGGCTTCCAGAGCATGCTATCCAACTGGTGCCGGTCACAGACCGTGCCGCCGTTGGCGCTCTGCTCGGCGGTCTTGGCGGCACTGTGGATGTCATCGTTCCCCGTGGCGGCAAGAGCCTTGTCGCACGTGTGCAGTCCGAGGCCCGCGTGCCGGTTTTCGCGCATCTGGAAGGCATCTGCCACGTCTATGTCGACAAATCCGCTGATCTGGACATGGCCAGAAAAATCGTGCTGAACGCCAAGATGCGCCGCACCGGCATTTGCGGTTCCGCCGAGACGCTGCTGGTGGATGGAGCTGTCGCTTCGACGCATCTCGAGCCGCTGGTGAAGATTTTGCTGGAAGCAGGCTGCGAGGTGCGCGGCTCCGAACAGGTCCAGCAAGCCGTTACAGGCGTCAAAGCCGCAACAGAAGAAGACTGGCGCACCGAATATCTCGATGCAATCATTTCCGTCACGCTGGTGGATGGTATCTCCGGTGCAATCGAACACATCGGCACCTACTCCTCCAACCACACGGAAGCGGTTGTTGCCGAGGACCAGCAAGTCGTTGCCCGTTTCTTCAACGAGATCGATTCCGCCATCCTTCTGCACAATGCTTCTACGCAGTTTGCCGACGGTGGAGAGTTCGGCATGGGTGCGGAAATCGGCATCGCGACCGGCAAGATGCATGCGCGCGGACCTGTCGGCGTCGAACAGCTGACATCCTTCAAATACCGCGTGCACGGCACCGGCCAGACGCGGACCTGA
- the proB gene encoding glutamate 5-kinase: MSETSASARKPLGSHHRIVIKIGSALLVDRKTGLKKDWLDAICDDIAELKKNGADVQVVSSGAIALGRTVLNLPSGALKLEESQAAAAVGQITLARAWSESLSKHDIVAGQILLTLSDTEERRRYLNARATINQLLKIGATPIINENDTVATTEIRYGDNDRLAARVATMTGADLLILLSDIDGLYTAPPHLDPEAKFLETIAEITPEIEAMAGGAASELSRGGMRTKIDAGKIATAAGCGMIIASGKTLNPLKAIENGARSSWFAPSGTPVTARKTWIAGQLQPAGELHVDAGAEKALYQGKSLLPAGVRLVKGNFGRGDAVAIIGSEGREIARGLAGYDADEARQINGHKSNEIEAILGYVGRSAMIHRDDLVMTGTSVKVKNVKKDEVDA; the protein is encoded by the coding sequence ATGAGCGAAACCTCCGCATCGGCGCGAAAACCGCTGGGCAGCCACCATCGCATCGTCATCAAGATCGGCTCCGCGCTTCTGGTGGATCGTAAGACCGGGCTGAAAAAAGATTGGCTCGATGCGATCTGCGATGACATCGCGGAACTGAAAAAGAATGGCGCGGATGTGCAGGTGGTCTCCTCAGGCGCCATCGCGCTTGGCCGCACGGTCCTCAATCTGCCATCGGGCGCCTTGAAGCTGGAAGAAAGCCAGGCTGCAGCAGCCGTTGGCCAGATCACACTGGCGCGCGCATGGTCGGAAAGCCTGTCCAAGCACGATATCGTTGCTGGCCAGATCCTGCTGACACTCTCCGACACGGAAGAGCGCCGCCGCTATCTCAACGCGCGCGCGACGATCAATCAGTTGCTGAAGATCGGCGCGACCCCGATCATCAATGAAAACGACACCGTTGCCACCACAGAAATTCGCTATGGCGACAATGATCGTCTGGCCGCGCGCGTGGCGACGATGACAGGTGCCGATCTGCTGATCCTGTTGTCGGATATCGACGGTCTTTACACCGCTCCTCCGCATCTCGACCCGGAAGCGAAGTTTCTCGAAACCATCGCCGAAATCACGCCTGAGATCGAGGCCATGGCGGGCGGTGCGGCATCGGAACTGTCGCGCGGCGGCATGCGCACCAAGATCGATGCGGGCAAGATTGCGACGGCTGCGGGCTGCGGTATGATCATCGCGTCCGGCAAGACGCTGAACCCGTTGAAAGCCATCGAAAACGGTGCGCGTTCTTCGTGGTTTGCGCCATCCGGAACGCCTGTCACCGCGCGCAAAACATGGATTGCCGGGCAGCTTCAGCCTGCGGGCGAATTGCATGTGGATGCGGGCGCCGAAAAGGCGCTTTATCAGGGCAAGAGCTTGCTGCCAGCCGGAGTTCGGCTGGTGAAGGGCAATTTCGGTCGCGGCGATGCGGTTGCAATTATCGGCTCGGAAGGTCGTGAGATAGCCCGTGGTCTGGCTGGTTACGATGCCGACGAGGCGCGCCAGATCAATGGCCACAAGTCCAACGAGATCGAGGCGATCCTCGGTTATGTCGGTCGCTCTGCGATGATCCATCGCGATGATCTGGTGATGACGGGAACATCCGTCAAAGTGAAAAACGTGAAGAAGGACGAAGTCGATGCCTGA
- the obgE gene encoding GTPase ObgE, whose amino-acid sequence MKFLDEAKVYIKSGDGGAGAVSFRREKFIEFGGPDGGDGGRGGDVWVEVVNGLNTLIDFRFQQHFKASIGQHGMGKTRTGAKGSDVVLRVPVGTQIFEEDNETLIIDLTKEGQRFRIAAGGNGGFGNAYFKSSTNQAPTHANPGLAGEEKTIWLRLKLIADAGLVGLPNAGKSTFLATVTRARPKIANYPFTTLHPNLGVATIDGREFVLADIPGLIEGAHEGVGIGDRFLGHVERTRVLLHLVSAQEEKVGQAYKTVKAELDAYGGGLTDKKEIVALSQIDVLDEKELKKKAKELEKACGRPPLLLSAAAHIGMTEALRALRDVIVDASGGGETALPDRSMPVDEELEDGDDRL is encoded by the coding sequence ATGAAATTTCTCGATGAAGCAAAAGTCTATATCAAGTCCGGCGATGGCGGCGCAGGTGCCGTATCGTTCAGGCGCGAAAAATTCATCGAGTTCGGTGGCCCGGATGGCGGCGATGGCGGACGCGGCGGCGATGTGTGGGTGGAGGTCGTCAACGGCCTCAACACGCTGATCGACTTCCGCTTCCAGCAACACTTCAAGGCCTCCATCGGCCAGCACGGCATGGGCAAGACCCGCACCGGCGCAAAGGGCTCGGATGTGGTGCTGCGCGTGCCCGTGGGCACGCAGATTTTCGAAGAAGACAATGAGACGCTGATCATCGATCTGACGAAGGAAGGCCAGCGCTTCCGTATCGCCGCAGGCGGCAATGGCGGCTTCGGCAATGCCTATTTCAAATCCTCCACCAATCAGGCACCCACGCATGCAAATCCGGGCCTTGCCGGTGAAGAGAAGACGATCTGGCTTCGTCTGAAGCTGATTGCGGATGCCGGTCTCGTCGGTCTGCCGAATGCGGGCAAGTCCACCTTCCTTGCGACGGTGACGCGCGCGCGCCCGAAAATCGCAAACTATCCATTCACCACGCTGCACCCCAACCTTGGCGTCGCCACCATCGATGGCCGCGAATTCGTTCTGGCGGATATTCCGGGTCTCATCGAAGGCGCGCATGAAGGTGTCGGCATTGGTGACCGTTTTCTTGGACATGTGGAGCGCACCCGTGTACTGCTGCACCTCGTTTCCGCTCAGGAAGAAAAGGTCGGTCAGGCCTATAAGACGGTGAAGGCGGAGCTCGATGCCTATGGCGGCGGTCTTACCGACAAGAAGGAAATCGTAGCACTGTCGCAGATCGATGTGCTGGACGAGAAGGAATTGAAGAAGAAGGCCAAGGAGCTTGAGAAAGCCTGCGGACGTCCGCCTCTCCTCCTTTCGGCTGCTGCACACATCGGCATGACCGAGGCGTTGCGCGCACTGCGCGACGTGATTGTCGATGCCAGCGGAGGCGGTGAAACCGCCCTTCCCGACCGTTCCATGCCTGTCGATGAGGAGCTTGAAGACGGAGATGACCGTCTATGA
- a CDS encoding GNAT family N-acetyltransferase: MSTAQLIRSRSVETNPPPGPCPTIETSRLVLRPQRLADAGSIAESLSDFQVTRMLARVPAPYYRQDALEWLILRTSGTLPDWDFAITTGDDTLIGVVSVERRHGEWHLGYWLNRFYWGKGYMTEAVAAVVERFFRRMPGETLHSGVFADNPASLRVQQKLGFHITGCRETYAVARSSMVAHIDTELKAEDFAVPRP, encoded by the coding sequence ATGAGTACGGCGCAGTTGATACGCTCGCGCAGCGTCGAAACCAACCCTCCGCCCGGCCCCTGCCCGACGATTGAAACCAGCCGTCTGGTGCTGCGGCCCCAGCGTTTGGCGGATGCGGGCAGCATCGCGGAATCGCTCAGCGATTTCCAGGTGACCCGCATGCTGGCGCGCGTTCCTGCACCCTATTACAGGCAGGATGCGCTGGAATGGCTGATCCTGCGCACCTCGGGCACATTGCCTGACTGGGATTTCGCCATCACCACCGGCGATGACACCCTGATCGGCGTCGTCTCGGTCGAGCGCCGCCATGGCGAATGGCATCTCGGTTACTGGCTGAACCGCTTCTACTGGGGCAAGGGCTATATGACCGAGGCTGTCGCTGCGGTGGTCGAGCGCTTCTTCCGGCGCATGCCGGGGGAAACCCTGCATTCCGGCGTCTTTGCGGACAATCCGGCATCGCTTCGGGTTCAGCAGAAGCTCGGCTTCCACATCACCGGATGCCGCGAGACCTACGCGGTGGCCCGCTCGAGCATGGTCGCCCATATCGACACGGAGCTGAAGGCGGAAGACTTCGCTGTGCCGCGACCGTAA